The Nicotiana tomentosiformis chromosome 2, ASM39032v3, whole genome shotgun sequence genome includes the window cagacctaatgcAAGCTACATTATTACCCATATTCACTTAAATCCTTTTGACGAAGGCAACAAACACTTCaaaggtttcatccttggttctgagaaaCAGAGTCCAGGTGAATCTGGAGTAATCGCCAACAACAACGAAGATATATTTCTTTCCTCCCCTGCTTGCCACCCTCATGGGTTTGCATAGATCCATGTGAAgaagatcaagtggccttgaggtactGACTTCCTTTTTGGGCTTGAATGAGGATCTGACTTGATTGCCTTTTACATATGCATCACACACTTTGTTATCCTTGAAACTTGACTTGGGCAGACCATGAACCAGGTCCTTCCTGACCAATTTATTCAGCAACGTGAAGCTTGCATGACCCAGCCTCCTATGCCGtaattcagcatcatcatcaatagCACTTAGACAGTTGAGATCACCATTATGCAgagactcaaaatcagcaacatagatatttttgtatctttttgctACTAGCACCACCTCACCAGTCACTAGATTTGTGACTGTACAtatttttgacacaaattccacctTGTTTCCCTTGTCACAGATCTTGGAAACACTTAGCAAGCTGTACTTCAACTCGTTCATGTAGtacatattttttttattgagtgtgagagagacttcccaatccttccaactcccagaatgtatcctttCTTGCCATTTCCAAATgatacactccctccttgcagggaTTTAAGTGAGAGGAAATCATTTGTACTTCCAGTCATATGCTTTGcgtagccactatccatgtaccattgtaGGCTGCTTCCTTTCACTGTTCCTTGCACAAGAAAATCAggagttagacttaggaacccaaataagttagggtcccttgtaatgaggaaaggGGTGAATGAGGGATCTTCTGGTCCAAGCAGGCATCATGCATTTTTTatatgagggaccaggttctctacTAGTAGTTACTTTTTCAGCGAAAACTTTGTTTTTCTGTTGTGACTGAAATATGGCCTTACAATTTTCTTTAAAGTGCTCAGTGTTGtcacagtgagtgcaaagccaattatcaggtacagtaacgtacttgctatgagggttgtaGGGAATCTTTTCCCTTTGGAACCCAATCCCCTGCATGTTTCCCCCATTGTTGGTGTACATGGCAATGAtagcatcagaggaccaggtTCACTCGAGTGATTTTTCAAGGTCACTCTTCACTCTTCCTAGTTCTTCATGAAGTTGTTTGTTTTTCTCATGCTCAGCACACAGACTAGACTTCACTGAATTTAACTCACTTTCAAGCTTAATatgtgcctcacttgcaacttcctttcccttttgagaATTTTCAAGCCTACTCTCTATTTTAGGTTCCCCAATTATTTCCTTCAAGTCTACTACTACCACTAATatgtcatctctctcatgcttaATGTTAGCAACTCTCTCAGCTAagacttctttttcctttcttacatACTCAAAGGTCTCTTTTAGATCTACCACATCGACCATTAGATCATCTCTTTCATGTTCTATATCTGTAATTTTTTCATCTAAGGCATTCTTCTCTTCCTTCAGGTTCTCAATTGTTTcctttaaatcaacaacaatgattACTAAGTCATCTCTGGTTTGTTCTGCTTCTCCTAACTCCACAGTTAAAGCTTCTTTATCATTTATACgactgtgataagcatcaatCAACACATTTGCCAAAGATATGAGTTTATTTAGGAGAATAAGATTTTAGATTTCTCCGAACATCCAaaaaatttacctcatcatcgtcgtcatcttTATCATCATCAGACTGAGCCATCAAGGCAAAAGATTGAGTCATACTTAGTTGCTTCACTTTACACTGCCATCATTGAACTATCACcatgatcattttcttcttcagattcgCTGGAGGAGTCTCCCCATGCTGGAAGAGCTTGCTTTACAACATTGTCAGCGACATTCTTTCTCTTGAAGCGTTTATCAGGAACCGAGTTCCTCTTGGCTGCTTTGTCAAAGTTGTTTTTGTGCTGATCTTGCTTTAGGATAGGGCACTCCTTGATGAAGTGTCCTGGCTTGCCACATTTATGACAGAGGTCATAATATTTTGGCTTGCTAGAACTTCCCCTTTTTAGAATGCCTCCATTCCTGCGAACCATCTTCTGGAATCTTcttgtcaagtaagccatattaccatcctcaccacttgaatcaTTGTTGTCTATCttaagaaccaggttcttctcccttttgggttttcttctttcattgttcttcttcttcttcttcttcatttcatatgtTTTTAGATTGCCAACAAGTTCATCTATGGTTAGTGTCTACAAGTCCTTCGCCTCTGTAATGCGTTCACTTTGCTTTCCTAAGAACTGGGCAGTACACTAAGGATTTTCCTGTCAAGCTTATTTCTTGAAATAGTTTCACCAAGAGAGTGATGCTCATTAATGATGGAGGTGAATCGAGTATGCATATCTTGGATGGATTCATCATCTTTCATCCTGAAGAGCTCGTATTTAGTTGTGAGCATGTCGATCTTGGATTTCTTAACCTGTGTTGTTCCTTCGTGAGCTGTCTGAAGAGCTTCCCAGATTTCCTTGGTTGACTGACATGCCGATATCCTGTTGTATTCATCAGGACCAATGCCACAAATAAGAATTTTCTTCGCAAGAAAATTCTTTTCTACGGCCTTTCGATCAGCGTCATTGAATTCCTTCCTCGTCTTGGGAATGGCTATAGTTGGGTCGCCAAGATTTTTGGTAGGAACAAAGGGTCCATCACAGATAACATCCCATAGCTCTGAATCTTCAACCATGATGAAGTCGTGCATCCTagtcttccaccatccatagtgCTGGCCATTGAACCTTGGTGGTCTGTAGGTAGactgaccttcttcaaagtttggtggagcagccatgaggatcctttctaggtgttagcctgataaaaagaacccgctctgataccaattgatataatttaagggtccaccaaactatatagagaatcaGGTTCTCTATAAGTTCCCACAGAAACCACGCACACTGTAGTAAGTAAATGATAGAAGGAATTTTACCTGGAAAATTTccagctcaacgggattaaaaaccacgacctacccttgtaggatttcaacttcactactgagaccctttcagattacaacctaagtaacctaggaattaacctcacTAACTTCtaatactctattacaagccactttgtaataactctattacaaagactttacaactcgactagctctagccaagacacaaacacaagagtttatgatttacaaagggtttcctacacaatgcttctaaacaagctaagtaggaattacaattgaGAACTTTaacaaagttacaactcaactaaggacatacaatcaCTTGATATAGGAACTTGTCCGTAGcagtgttgttctttgttcttgatgcacttgagaattgTTGACTAGAGACTTGATCACAGTTGAAGTGCTTGAGTGAATTCTCTAAGTGTTCaagtagggctgcttatcgggcggattgggcagttaattactcttaacggttatcggcttttaaatgtattaatccgctagccacccgataagatatcgggcggattggtatcagtttggctcttatcgggcggtttatcggcctaacgtaatctatattgcgtgcattaattatttgctgaccgcctagcatacaaatttagaataggaaattacacattgagtccagacatacatgtctgttaacgcctacataagaatgatgtagtgtgtcatgtattgtagagtgaaaaagcagaacacattgtaggctacattacatcccaaagcagactacatatgagtccagacatacatgtctgttaacgcctaccattaaatcccaaagcagactacattacatgagtcgagacatacatatgtctgttaacgcctagcaTATTAATTCAAAATAGGAAATTCCagtctatattcaaagtgagtccagaatacatatttaaaaatgattaatccataagtgagcaGTCTACACAGAAATATTTGGCCTGCAACTAACGCCTAACAGTGCTTGAATTTCTgtagcttcaaagttcaaacaacagcttcaaatttctaacttaaactctcAACCAGGCATTTCATGCTATATCATTAACCATACAAATAGCACCGAGCAAAAGGCAGTTATGTATAGAAATAGGGATGGATTATAAGCAGTAAACAATTTACAGGAAACGCAAATGCGCTCTTTCCCCAGAACATAATTCAAGACAGTACTATCGTCAATATTGTGGGATAAAAGTTGTGGCACAACactattgttcttctattaaacatagacaacatgcattagtttaaaaaataaaagcagaggtgaaccataaatagcagcttaaacaatcttattgtagggtgggagaataagctaagctaataGCTGGAAGAaatggaagaagtggaagggtttttgatatatatatatatatatatatattcttaacgggttaacggattatccgttaaaaaAATTGAATAATCTGCCCCCAAATcaataagccgttaataaaaaaaattaatctgttccccgtccgttaaaccgttaacccgataccaataagccattaagctttgatttcggttcggttttcggtttaggttcagttttgaacacccctataTTCAAGTAATGTTTTGTCTTTGGTTTAATGTTGATATAACATTGATGACATCACTTGAATAATGTAAGAAACTTTGGTACAAGGTCCTTCCCAATGGAGGTGATTGTTGCACTGTGTTGTACTGTTACGTGTGCTGTCAGTCACTTTCCAGCTATGGAGAGTTGACTTGTTACAATCACCAGGGGAACTGAAGACCATATGTTCCCCTTGTTCATTCTTTAACTTCTGAGGTACTGACGAACATCTCCAGCTTAAGTCTGGTTGTTTTCATTCGCTTGAGAATATGGACCAATGTGGATCAGGTTCCTTATATGGTTCTtgacattaagtttgttagatcatcaaaacataaaacAAAGGTACTTATAACCTATCAAAAGTAAAATTGGGGCCAAACAGGGAAAAATCGTACCGAATTATTAAGATCAccgaaaaaggatcctacaagctcgaaaTAATGAACGGCGAACAATTGCCGAGCAtttggaatataactcacttaaaacgatattactgctaaggtacaacaccgttcttttttttattttacatttcaaactaacacttgcaggtgaccAACAAGGGATGATACGAGATCCTAGGTCTGAatgcatgcgttgcactctttttttcttaaaccagctttgtcccaaatgggatttcaggtttttaatgaggcaacaagtaaatcgtgctaacttagaattgaaggccggcTACGAACCGGTGACAATAATCACAGCAGCATTGGGGGCCACTCTTCAGTAAACCCCAAATATTGGGGGGCAATACCCTCGGTTATCGACTCtaacaaggaaagaaactttatgaTTGAAGGGCCTCAATCAATAGGATTTATtctaagggccaaacggtcaaataaaccgtgcccacatagaccgctcgagccctggcacaaaatatGTATACATGTACAACTATTGTGCACAAGAATATAAAAGAAGATTCTTCCTTGCACATAAACATCTTGTCCTTTGAAATATTTCTTACATCTTTCAAGAAGCTAaatctatcgagcccaagggccaccttaatACGAGTTAACAAAAcctgagggcatgaagcttatttggcattgctcgaattaaaaggctaaggccgttccgagttaataacactcgagggcatgaagcttatttgtcattgcccgaattaaaaggctaagcccattccgagttaataacactcgagggcgtgaagcttatttggcattgcccgaattaaaaggctaaggtcgttccgagttaaaaacactcgagggagtgaagcttatttggcattgcccgaattaaaatgCTAAGACCGTTctgagttaataacactcgagggcatgaagcttatttggctttgcccgaatttaaaggctaacgctgttccgagttaataaaactcaaagGCATGAAGCTTATTAGGCACTGCCTGAATTAAAAGGCAAAggtcgttccgagttaataacactagagggcatgaagcttgtttggcattgcccgaactaaaaaggctacgaccatattaACACGGTCAGACACGTCTGAGACTCGTAACaaaaataaggccttcaaaatattcttataaccggttctaaaggctacccctGGCAAGCTATAAACCTAAATTATTTTGGGGAAACATTTCGGTAATACCGAATCCCTACAATTCCTTAACACAAAGTAACattaaaggcaaggtttgttcaaACCTCCGAACATAACCtatttatttcatgctaaggcatttcgacttTTGCGAAGACAAAtaaaaaagcaaaggaaaaattcaAAAGTGATGAAAcggaaaagccttatatatatcgAAATTTCTTTACAAGAGCTGAATAGCCCCGATAcatattttttacaaaggccgaacggcctcaacaaaaagaCAATACAAAAAGCAAAAAGATCCTAAATGGCCTAATCTTCATCGGGGGCTACATCATTGCCTACGTGGTCTTCACCACCATCGGACCCACCAAACTCTTCAGACCCCTCGGAATCCTCCTCGGGATAAGAAACTTCCAGGCCTTGGCTTCGCATATCTTGGCATTCTCAATTTCAGCCAATATGTCAAAATTCTaagcatggactccctcgagggcctACCTTTGGGATTGCCACCTCGCATGCTTAACCATGTTTCTCGCTTGTTCCCGAATGGCCTCAACATCGGCCTTGAACTGGGCCACTTTATCATCGGCCTCGGTCTAGGCCACGATGACCTCTAACTTGGCCGCCTCAAGCTCCTTGGCCAGGTTCTCTTGACCAGAAACAACCGAGTTCAACTGAGATTGGAGTCCCTCGATCGTATTGAACTGCATAGAGTATTTCTCCTTTATAGCCCGAAGTTGAACCTCAGCCGAAGCCAATTGCGCCCGGGCAGTCTCTTTTTTGAGGTCAGGCGGTCCATATTCTTCTTTCATTCTTCGACCTCAGCCTTCACCGTGTCCACCTCCACCTGGAGCTGCTCGATCTAGTCAAGTCTCTTTTGAACCTGTGGGTTCGGATCGTTAGCCAATGTGTCTGAATCATCATCACTAAGTTCGAATATTCGTCTTACCTGCTAGACCGGATAGGCATGCTCCTTCAGAGCCGCTTCTAACTTGGCCTGAAGCTTCTCGCTAAGAAGTTTGTAAGCATCCTTCTTCTCAGCAAGCTCCCGAGTCTCGACCCAGTGACGCTTGAACTCCTTCCGATATCgaagaaaggcctcgtgatgaagcaccgaggcctgcaagcACAAAGGAAAATATTACGATTATTCATGATTAAATTTAAGTACATAATGAAGGGACATTCAAAATTACCCCATTCATCGCCTAttgagcttcgttgaacaggcagggAGCTTCCACGGTTCCACCTTGTTCATTCTAGATAGATCTTCTTTGGTCACCAAGCACtgaaggtaactggcaatccccaCCGGGGAAGAGAGAACTCGGGCGTCCTCCAGAATGGGCATAAAAATTGCTCATCTCCGAGTAGGATCAACACTTAGAGCTGGGAACTGATTCACTAATTTTGGGCTTGAAGAAGACCCGCCAGCTCCCGGGGACGGTATCTTCTTTGGTACCGGTAAGTTGCCCAACCCGGTGACATCCTCCGAAGCAGTAGAATCCAGGCCATCGAAGAAATTATGGAAAGAATCGGCTGCTCCTTGGGCCTCTTCGCCGAGTTTACCTTTCAATGTCTAATCCTCGTTTATCATAGAATCGGTAAATGAAGGCGACCCAGAGAGATCGATCACCCCAAGTGCCTCCTTAGGCACATTATCTTCTGACCGAGAAGTACTGGTCACAATCTCTTTTTCGATCTCCCTAGCTTGGGGCAAAATGGTCTTGACCCTCCCTGGTTCGGAGACTTCAGCCACTGCTTCTTATACGGCCTCCATGGCTTGAGGCAGTTCGGAACCGCTTCTCACGCGGGCCACCAATTcagaatcttcttcttcttcttcggactcatccctcaaccgATGGAGTGAGTTCGATAAAAGTTCCCGGGTGCTGGCATTCTTAGGTTTGCGCGCCAGCCGCTTCCTTGGTCTCTTCTTTTCGGGGCTCGAGGAACTCAgagcttttcttcttttcttctctttatcctgcttCGGAGCAGGGGGATCAACGTATAAGTCGTCATCAGCTGATGGAGGCCTCATTTTGACATCTTTTGGTAAACctgcaaaaataaagtaaaaCGATTCAGAGATCGAAGAAGTGAAATAAGATCAAATATAACCTAGAGAAAACATTTTTACCATGgctacgggcctcccatcggcccttcgagagctcatGCCATAAGCTCTTGGAATAAGGTCTCTGTGTCgcaatgccctcgacccactccttgagttgaGAAATGGCATCTGGCATCTGGGCAACAGCTGTATCATCACATAACATCGATGGGAAGGGAGGGAAaagaaaagcaataaaagaaatcTTGGAGGCgagcttgattaatccccctcgGTAAAGTCGAGGGCTATACAGGCGCATGAGGTGGTTGATGGTAAATGGACACCCCTCGAGCTTGCTCACAAAGAAATGAATCAGAATAACAATCCTCCAAATGAAGGATGGATCTGCCCGAGCGTCACTTCATATCTTTAGCAAAAGGCTATGATAACTGGGTCTaaaggacccaacgtgaaagggtcagtgtaaacacttaaaaaaccctccacgtAGGTGTGATCGATTCCTCGGGGGTAGGACCACTACTAGTTTATCTTCCTAGTTGTAGTCCTCTTTGACCTTATCGAGGATGCTGGCAGTAATagtacatatgtacctcgagaccggctcGCACCGACTTGGTACCAAGGGGGTTTTCTCGATCTTGAAGTCGGCCCCGGTTGGGCACCCCGAAGGGACATACGACTTTAGAGTGGGTTCCGGTGTTGGTTCCTCAGTAGTAGCAGGCAAAACATTTTCAGATGGTTTCAAGGAAGAAGGGGTTTCTTTTTTAAGAACaaattttgaagtctttgccatttcttcTAAATAGAGAAGAGAAGAAGATATTGGTAAAGGAGGAGTTGTAACTAGCAGGAaacttatgaagaaatttcaaAGAACTAACAAGGAAGGAAGTTCTTAAACTTAAAGCCAGAAAACCAGAATATGAGGATGAATAAGTTTTCTTGAAACGCAAGAGCAAGAGTTGGAATGGAAAAGGTTCTAATGAATGGATTgaagggtatttatagtttttccaAACAACGTTTCACATCACGGCGGTTCACATCCCAAGATGGCCGACTGTTAattgacacacatttaatgccttgaagaCTGGACCGAGGGACGTTCAATTACTTTTTGTCGCTTACGTTTTGTCGCTTACGTCATGATTGATCGAAGTAAGAATCGAGAGCTCATATCATTTCTCGTCACCGagtctccaaaaaatgaggggactatctgtataggggtAAAACTGAGCTCGATGTTCGATCTAGCTTCCGAAATGATATGCCAGGATCGATAAATCTGTAATTGGGTAAAAGTTGATGTTCGAAGCTCGATCTAACGTTTCACACAGTCAGCCAAGATCGGAATATGATATTTAAGATCGGACCCAAAGCATTGTCAAAACTAGCCATCGAAACCATCAGATTGGCCCTCGAGTTTATCGAAGGCATAACCGGTCTTATTTCTAACGGTCTCGAAGAAAGCTTTGTCAATCCATCCGGCAGAGATCCttaattctcgccattaaccggtcattatggcagaaatcacgAAACAAGTCAAAAAAGGAACCAACGGTCATCAAAATCAAGGACATTTGCCTTTTATGGAACAATAAAATAATGCCTTAAAAGGTAGGCCTCCCTTAATATATAAAGAGGACTTGACAATTCATAAAACAGATTGTAATATATACTGATAAGCAATACATTTTTTAAGTTCTTACTCTTTGATATTTTGGTGTCAAATAAAGTGCATTCATTTCAAGGATGGCCTACTTTCCTAAGCCGAAATCATCCAACTCACGCGGTTTACAATTAAtctatcattatttatttcaattgcaatctaatttatcgctttgtatcaagttaatccacatgtccttataaccactaacaaattcaattgttatccaattttgagtgTAAAcacatattaaaaaaaaaaaactaataacTTACTACAGTTAGAAATTAAGATTAATGAAATTAATAACCTGATAATACTGTTTGTATGCTATCCATGACGATGGAAAGGCAGAGAAGAGGAGTCAGTTCCGTGATAAGAGTGATGACTTCTTTTTCATTTGTGAAAGCATATCCCCATACACTACGGCAGCTAAAAAGAATTGCACTTGCTAGCAGGAATTCTGCAGTTGCTAGAACGAAGACTGCAAAGATCGAAAGTCTAGCTGCTTTTGGATTTCCAGCTCCTAATTCGTAACAAAATGGTAATGAGTAAATTTAAGAATGCCACTTGTACCATACTAATCTGTACATCAAAAAGTCATTGTTAGGAAGTATGTTGAAGAGATAACCTTGCAGCAGCACCGAGAGAAAACGGAAAATGGAAATGTATTTGAGAGGTTGTAAGGCTGCACCAGAAGAAATTTAAACAATAGTATAAGTTATGAATTGTCTAGTTATGTGTGGATCAAGAGTGAATGGTTCCATGATTTGCGTACCAAATAGATAGGACAGAAGTCTCTAGCATGTGGATTTGGCAGCAAACCACTGAGCAATGTAATCAGCTCAACTGCCCACCATCTCAAACTATACAAAGAAGATTATAAGTACTTAATAAATCAGACCTTAGATGTGATAAACAAAGCGAAGATAAAAGCTAACAGTTAAATTACCAAACCATTCCAGCAGATGGAACAGTAAATTGGAAGAATTCTGGCAAAATAAGGAATACATCCTTTGAGAAATAGGGACGTATCTTTTGACATGCTGTCGAATACTTTAAGTAAATCACGAGTAAAATCACGTTCAACCAATATGATGAACCAATCGCCATAGCTGCTCCATTGGCCCCTAACTCAAAGCCCAACTGAGTGGTATGTTAAAGAGTAGAGACGCTACCGATCGAGGTCCATACCATTGGAATGATCAAACTCTGAGTCTGGAAATAGCAAACAAGTGACTGAAGAATAGCATAGGGAAATAGAGTTAAGATGAGACAAATCGAGTATTtttcatgtcacgaccccaaattttcttccgtaggatgttgtgatggcacatagtctctaagactaggtaagcctatcaatgcggaataacaatagaaatataaaataaataaactttaattcaaataattacaactcccaaaacccggtagaaataagtcacaagcttctaagaatttattctctatgtctctatacatcagagtctaaagcaaataaggaagataccataataagatagaaggggactccggattctgcggacgctggcagatatacctcgaagtctcctcgtacagctacgTTACTGATGCTtgatctgataagatgtacctagatctgcacaaaaagatgtgcagaagcgtagtatgagtacaccatagcggtatccagtaaatgccaagcctaaccttggtagagtagtgatgaggtcaagtcaggccctactggaataataaaagacaaggtgaaatatttaacaatataataaaaatgaaatgacaatggaaatgaatcaagtaagtagtatgtcaccaattaactacgcaaaaataatggcaaataatacctcgtggaaacaaaaaagaattcttttcaactttaagaaaatcataacaataatcaaaggcaactgcggccataaatcaatatcaacaagggcactcccgaggtaccgcctcgtagtcccaaatcataaataaattcaaaatatctcattttcttatatcactacgggagccttcacatttaattttaaagaaaaatatttttctcgaaatagcatcacgcgttttagccacccttatcacaccgtatgacttctagtagttcccctactagccacgcgtatcaagccactcttatctcattgcatgcgtttcaacacccagaccttataccaccgcatgcgtatcaatatcacaatatatcacaatttgcactttAAGTGttcaaaatatttcaatttgctaaaataaacaacatcaacaatattttccacaatagggagctcacgactcaatcacaatgagtacaaaaaatctcacaaaatattcaggaattaaataattcagcaaaaataatatttaaaaaaatttaatacgttgcctcagttccaaatttaaaatatcaaatacttcatattaataatatttaaattaaataaattccaccttcaaataatgcacagaataaaagaaatcaagtttcagctaaacatgtaaaaacaattagcaggagaaagtcaagcaaatttaaagtatataaatcagatcaatgatggagaatataacaagatttaataatttaattaatatgcaacattgatctacataatttaaaacataatcttttacatttagcccgtgtacacgctcgtcacctcgtatacacgactttcatcacattacaattatcacatcaataccaatcctaggaaaattTTTCCCCAcaaaaggttagacaagtcacttacctcgacttgctccaatttaatcaagtagtatgccttttcgtTGATTTTTCGACTCCagtcgactcgaatctagtcataataatttgatacagtcaacaaaaattataggaatcaatttcataagaaaatactatatttttttaataaaaatccaaaattaactcaaacataCACGACTCAAAATTcggtgaaactcacaaaatccgacaactcattcaattacgagtctaactataccagtttcactcaagtCCAACTCTcaatcgataccaaaatctcaaaaattcgtttctatgagatttttaattttttttccaaatttccatctcaatacactaattaaatggtggaaacaatgatatattcgtgtatattgaccaaatccgagttagaatcacttacacaaatatttttccttgaacatttatcaaaaatcgtctctcctcaaggtccaattcgtcaaaaatggcaaatgagacgAAGTCTCCCATTTTATAATTCTGTCCAGGCAGCCCTCGGTGCTGcatcgatcctgggcctcgatcatggccctcgattatggaatttgatcatggccctcgatcctgagccttcgatcatagccctcgatcctgagcctggatcatggccctcgatcctgagccttcgGTCATGGCCCTTGatcctgagccttcgatcatggccctcgatcctgagccttgaccctggcttcgatcctggccatcgaccctggccctcgaccctggccttcgaccctaggctcgatttctgggcttcgatcctgggctcaatttttgggcttcgatttctgcatttccagcagaagaaaattgcagcaactttttaagtccaacttttgatccgttaaccatctgaaactcacccgaggccctcaggatctcagccaaatatatcaacaagtcctaaaatatcatacgaacttatttaaa containing:
- the LOC108945820 gene encoding protein DETOXIFICATION 14-like, which produces MAIGSSYWLNVILLVIYLKYSTACQKIRPYFSKDVFLILPEFFQFTVPSAGMVCLRWWAVELITLLSGLLPNPHARDFCPIYLPYNLSNTFPFSVFSRCCCKHSDFKRVGSWESKSS